TTTTGGGGTTCCTCAAAACCGTCCCCGAATTTTTATCGTCGGTTTTCGAGAAGATTTAAATATTTACCATTTTTCCTATCCCCAACCAACCCATCAAGAAACTTGTCTCAAAGATATCCTAGAAGAAAAGGAAGTCAGCGTTAAATATTATCTCTCTAATCAGTATTTAGAAACTTTGTTTAAACACAGGGCCAGACACGAAAATAAAGGTAATGGGTTCGGTTATGAGATTATTTCTCCCGATGGTATCGCTAATGCTATTGTAGTGGGAGGTATGGGAAAAGAAAGAAATTTAGTTATCGATCAAAGACTGAATAATTTTACTCCGGTTACTCGCATTAAGGGAGAGGTAAATAAATTATTCGTCCGCAGAATGACCCCCAGAGAATGGGCAAGATTACAGGGATTTCCCGATAGTTTTCGGATTGTTGTTAGCGATGTCCAAGCTTATAAACAGTTCGGCAATTCTGTGGCTATTCCCGTGGTAAAAGCAGTGGCAAAAGAGGTGATTAAAGCTTTAGATTTATCCAGAGATTCTCAAGAAAATATCAGCCTTAAAGACCTACAGGGGAGACAATTAGAACTATTGTCAATCTGAGGAACAATAACAATTTTGTCTAGGGGGTTGGGTATAGGACAGCGTTTCTTATCAAGATGAAGTATAACCTAATTTGGTATTGACGACCGACGACCGGCTCCCCAAAACCAAAACTTCCTATCTCACCCTTAAGATAACTGCTATAATAATAGTTAATTATTTGATCAATGCGATTGCTGTTTATGCTGAAGTCTGACTGGATTAAATTAATCAATGCTATTCGTCTCCGAAAAATTAATTATCGTGGTAAAGACGGTGAATTTAGTTATCGATGCTTTTACCAACAAGTATCAGATTCTAGAAGAGATTTAGAAGACGAGAAAAATATACCTTTCACTCTAGAAAAATCTGGACTGGAGTTTTCTGGCAAAAATAATACATTTTGGTTGACTTGTTTTTATAACTATGAAATACCCCCCGCACTTAATCAGCAAGAAACCTATCAGTTTGATCAAGTGTTAAAAAAGTCAATTGATGACATTTTTTCTGATCGTATTTGCACTGGACAAAGAGATTTTACACTGACCACCTCTTTCAGTAGTTCTCATAATACAGATAACTTCTTTTACCATGCTGGTTTTTATGCGGCAGCTTTTCTATATGCTTTTGGTGTCAAAGAACCAAAAATGCAGTTAATCGATCAAGAATGGATAGTAATTGATGAAAAACTAGGCTACTTAGATTTTGCCACCTATTTTAGCTATCCAAAAGCTATTCCTATCGGGCTGCCTATCCCTAAATTTATCGATTTAAAAACTACATCAAATTTTCAATTAGCAGAAGGGTTAGAAATAAACGATTTAAAAACTACATCAAATTTTCAATTAGCAGAAGGGTTAGAAATAAACGATCAAAATCATACTAATTATCAGCAAGCTTCCCAATACTTAGATGAGATCAGAAGGGAAATTAAAGATGGTTTACTTGACCAATAATAACGTAAATCAGGATAATAAATGGCTCTCTTGTCCTTTGTTTAATAATTTTTACTAATTAAATGTCTGGTAAGGATTCAGGTCAGGGGATTGACAAAAACAGAAAAAAGTGTAGATTGAGAGGATGAAGCAAAAAGAACCGCAGCAGCTACTAGACAGGGAAAGCCTGAAAAACCTGACCCCAGAACAACTGGTGGAAATGGTGCTGAAATTACAGAAGTTAGTAGTCAAACAAGGCGAAACCATCGAGAAGCTGAAGGGTCATCTAGATAAGGATAGCAAAACCTCATCGAAACCCCCCTCCACAGACTGGCTAAGAAAGCCAGAAAAAGTCAAAGAAGGCGAAAAGAAAGAGGGACGCAGCCCCGTCCGGGCAAAAAGGGCATGAGGGAAAAACCCGCAAAGGATTTGGACGAATAGACCGCACTGAGAGCGTCAAAGCCGAAAAGTGCCCCCATTGTGGCAGTAGCCATCTCGCCCCGGGTGAACGCCGACAACGCACTTTGATAGTAGCCCAGCTAGTAGAAAGGCCAATAGAAATAGTAGAGTATAAGCAAGAATGTGCCTACTGTGCTGATTGTGGCGGGCCAGTTTTCGGGGTTTTGCCAGAAGACGTAGTACCCGGTCAAGATTTGGGAGTAAGCTTACAAGCCC
This Microcystis wesenbergii NRERC-220 DNA region includes the following protein-coding sequences:
- a CDS encoding DNA cytosine methyltransferase gives rise to the protein MWTFIDLFAGIGGFRIALENLGCQCVFSSEIDPHSQKVYLANYGHLPDNQDIRKLEVKTVPDHDILCGGFPCQAFSIAGRKHGFEDARGTLFFEVARILHEKKPKAFILENVQGLVHHDRGKTLKTILDILEKDFHYFVPSPQILNARYFGVPQNRPRIFIVGFREDLNIYHFSYPQPTHQETCLKDILEEKEVSVKYYLSNQYLETLFKHRARHENKGNGFGYEIISPDGIANAIVVGGMGKERNLVIDQRLNNFTPVTRIKGEVNKLFVRRMTPREWARLQGFPDSFRIVVSDVQAYKQFGNSVAIPVVKAVAKEVIKALDLSRDSQENISLKDLQGRQLELLSI